A DNA window from Rhineura floridana isolate rRhiFlo1 chromosome 11, rRhiFlo1.hap2, whole genome shotgun sequence contains the following coding sequences:
- the NYAP1 gene encoding neuronal tyrosine-phosphorylated phosphoinositide-3-kinase adapter 1 isoform X1, whose protein sequence is MNLLYRKSKVEWKQSKDEEPKKSSAKEPSVGKVRDVASFRRHFRMGFMTMPASQEHAPHPCASSMAPRSLSCHSVGSMDNSSGDGAAGSHKPPAKPKRHPSTKLSAEARTALEPAGNKRGSKDGMVPFCNKGPKCTGGSQKSSAESRESGRKVPPQKPKRSPNTHLSVSFDETYSGRLPGPAPAGPMQRYGRAFSHSQAKGSDAEEDEPVYIEMVGDIFRGPALPSQVPPTADEDSDESEAIYEEMKYPLPEESGESRPNGAPVSPRHRLAKREAAKGAVPTTKTSPCEIPPPFPNLLQHRPPLLAFPQGKKGYKSTGQDGSKLPVLCHTKDAPSAPMTPQVPSHHHHHPRSGETTALGPSGRARSHSTPLPPQPTGQSKAEKELPNSHSMICPPAKQSPMPAPPAASIPSMLPVKEKPAVSYTMVYSAVKVTTHTAPAEQKTEKEISVLHGLLCARPSTVPSCKQVQRACTLPDRPPLGMVWTYPAPCAGMKRPPAYESIKNVGTKASSAVKIQLQEQAFTSIACSHVLSSEGCVRPPSGEEESFGWVLQHRRTGYASQKGKEPDKATDCPQGWDGGNGAQPNTEKEEKAQPALLQSNIPIRTPGLDGLAAKMPTGRTNLPIPCQTFPACHRNGDFTSGYLLGRSASTSGVRHAVIHTQRPCSHSQDPASLALQHAQLPAPGVPQSTRERDGKLLEVIERKRCVCKEIKARHRPERSLCKQESMPILPSWRRNTENRKSGTPPCRRQQTVLWDTAI, encoded by the exons TTCAGCTAAGGAGCCCAGCGTGGGGAAGGTGCGGGACGTGGCCTCCTTCCGTCGTCACTTCAGGATGGGGTTCATGACCATGCCAGCCTCACAGGAACATGCCCCGCACCCCTGTGCCAGCAGCATGGCGCCCCGCTCCCTCTCTTGCCACTCTGTGGGCAGCATGGACAACAGCTCAGGGGATGGAGCTGCTGGATCTCACAAGCCACCTGCTAAGCCCAAGCGCCACCCCAGCACCAAGCTCAGCGCTGAGGCCAGGACTGCCTTGGAACCAGCAGGGAACAAGAGAGGAAGTAAGGACGGGATGGTGCCATTCTGCAACAAAGGGCCAAAATGCACAGGGG GTTCCCAAAAGTCAAGTGCAGAGAGCCGAGAATCTGGGCGCAAGGTACCCCCACAGAAGCCAAAACGCAGCCCTAACACCCACTTATCTGTCTCATTTGATGAGACTTATTCGGGCCGACTCCCAGGCCCTGCTCCAGCTGGGCCAATGCAGCGCTATGGCCGCGCCTTCTCCCACAGCCAAGCAAAGGGCTCTGATGCCGAGGAGGATGAGCCTGTCTACATCGAGATGGTTGGGGACATTTTCCGgggacctgccctcccctctcaagTGCCCCCCACAGCAGATGAAGACTCTGACGAGAGTGAAGCCATTTACGAGGAGATGAAATACCCACTCCCCGAAGAAAGTGGGGAGTCCCGCCCCAATGGGGCCCCAGTATCCCCCCGTCACCGCCTTGCCAAGCGGGAGGCTGCCAAGGGAGCGGTGCCAACTACCAAGACATCCCCGTGCGAGATCCCACCACCTTTCCCCAATCTCTTGCAGCACCGCCCTCCCCTCCTGGCCTTCCCCCAGGGAAAGAAAGGATACAAATCCACTGGACAAGATGGCTCCAAGCTGCCTGTTCTGTGCCACACCAAGGACGCACCATCTGCCCCCATGACGCCACAGGTCCCcagtcaccaccaccatcatccacGGAGTGGTGAGACAACCGCCTTGGGGCCCTCTGGCCGTGCCCGCAGCCACTCCACACCACTCCCTCCACAGCCCACTGGACAGAGCAAAGCAGAAAAGGAACTCCCCAATTCCCACAGCATGATCTGTCCACCAGCCAAGCAGTCCCCCATGCCGGCACCACCTGCGGCCTCCATCCCTTCCATGCTGCCGGTGAAAGAGAAGCCGGCCGTTTCCTACACCATGGTTTACTCAGCAGTCAAGGTCACCACACACACCGCCCCAGCTGAACAGAAGACTGAGAAAGAGATTTCAGTGCTGCATGGCCTGCTGTGTGCCCGCCCGTCCACTGTGCCCTCTTGTAAACAGGTGCAGCGGGCATGCACGCTGCCTGACCGCCCACCTCTGGGCATGGTCTGGACGTACCCTGCACCATGTGCAGGCATGAAGCGCCCGCCAGCATATGAGAGCATCAAGAATGTGGGCACCAAAGCTTCATCCGCAGTTAAGATCCAGCTCCAGGAGCAGGCATTCACCAGCATCGCCTGCTCCCATGTTTTGTCCAGTGAGGGATGTGTCCGGCCCCCGTCAGGAGAAGAGGAGTCCTTTGGATGGGTCCTGCAGCACAGAAGGACGGGCTATGCTAGCCAGAAAGGCAAAGAACCAGACA AAGCCACAGATTGCCCACAAGGATGGGATGGTGGCAACGGTGCACAGCCCAACACGGAAAAGGAAGAGAAGGCCCAGCCTGCCCTGTTGCAGTCAAACATCCCAATCCGCACCCCAGGGCTAGACGGTCTTGCTGCCAAGATGCCCACGGGGAGGACAAACTTACCCATTCCCTGCCAGACCTTTCCTGCCTGTCACCGTAATGGAG ATTTCACTAGTGGTTACCTTCTGGGCCGCTCAGCATCCACCTCTGGCGTCCGACATGCCGTGATTCACACGCAGAGGCCATGTAGCCATTCCCAGGACCCAGCCAGCCTG GCCTTGCAGCACGCACAGCTGCCGGCACCAGGGGTCCCCCAGAGCACCCGGGAGAGGGATGGGAAGCTGCTGGAGGTCATTGAGCGCAAGCGGTGCGTCTGTAAAGAGATCAAAGCACGGCATCGTCCTGAGCGAAGCCTGTGCAAACAGGAGAGCATGCCCATCCTGCCCAGCTGGCGGAGGAACACAGAGAACCGCAAGTCTGGGACGCCGCCCTGCCGCCGCCAGCAGACGGTGCTCTGGGACACGGCCATATGA
- the NYAP1 gene encoding neuronal tyrosine-phosphorylated phosphoinositide-3-kinase adapter 1 isoform X2 yields the protein MNLLYRKSKVEWKQSKDEEPKKSSAKEPSVGKVRDVASFRRHFRMGFMTMPASQEHAPHPCASSMAPRSLSCHSVGSMDNSSGDGAAGSHKPPAKPKRHPSTKLSAEARTALEPAGNKRGSSQKSSAESRESGRKVPPQKPKRSPNTHLSVSFDETYSGRLPGPAPAGPMQRYGRAFSHSQAKGSDAEEDEPVYIEMVGDIFRGPALPSQVPPTADEDSDESEAIYEEMKYPLPEESGESRPNGAPVSPRHRLAKREAAKGAVPTTKTSPCEIPPPFPNLLQHRPPLLAFPQGKKGYKSTGQDGSKLPVLCHTKDAPSAPMTPQVPSHHHHHPRSGETTALGPSGRARSHSTPLPPQPTGQSKAEKELPNSHSMICPPAKQSPMPAPPAASIPSMLPVKEKPAVSYTMVYSAVKVTTHTAPAEQKTEKEISVLHGLLCARPSTVPSCKQVQRACTLPDRPPLGMVWTYPAPCAGMKRPPAYESIKNVGTKASSAVKIQLQEQAFTSIACSHVLSSEGCVRPPSGEEESFGWVLQHRRTGYASQKGKEPDKATDCPQGWDGGNGAQPNTEKEEKAQPALLQSNIPIRTPGLDGLAAKMPTGRTNLPIPCQTFPACHRNGDFTSGYLLGRSASTSGVRHAVIHTQRPCSHSQDPASLALQHAQLPAPGVPQSTRERDGKLLEVIERKRCVCKEIKARHRPERSLCKQESMPILPSWRRNTENRKSGTPPCRRQQTVLWDTAI from the exons TTCAGCTAAGGAGCCCAGCGTGGGGAAGGTGCGGGACGTGGCCTCCTTCCGTCGTCACTTCAGGATGGGGTTCATGACCATGCCAGCCTCACAGGAACATGCCCCGCACCCCTGTGCCAGCAGCATGGCGCCCCGCTCCCTCTCTTGCCACTCTGTGGGCAGCATGGACAACAGCTCAGGGGATGGAGCTGCTGGATCTCACAAGCCACCTGCTAAGCCCAAGCGCCACCCCAGCACCAAGCTCAGCGCTGAGGCCAGGACTGCCTTGGAACCAGCAGGGAACAAGAGAGGAA GTTCCCAAAAGTCAAGTGCAGAGAGCCGAGAATCTGGGCGCAAGGTACCCCCACAGAAGCCAAAACGCAGCCCTAACACCCACTTATCTGTCTCATTTGATGAGACTTATTCGGGCCGACTCCCAGGCCCTGCTCCAGCTGGGCCAATGCAGCGCTATGGCCGCGCCTTCTCCCACAGCCAAGCAAAGGGCTCTGATGCCGAGGAGGATGAGCCTGTCTACATCGAGATGGTTGGGGACATTTTCCGgggacctgccctcccctctcaagTGCCCCCCACAGCAGATGAAGACTCTGACGAGAGTGAAGCCATTTACGAGGAGATGAAATACCCACTCCCCGAAGAAAGTGGGGAGTCCCGCCCCAATGGGGCCCCAGTATCCCCCCGTCACCGCCTTGCCAAGCGGGAGGCTGCCAAGGGAGCGGTGCCAACTACCAAGACATCCCCGTGCGAGATCCCACCACCTTTCCCCAATCTCTTGCAGCACCGCCCTCCCCTCCTGGCCTTCCCCCAGGGAAAGAAAGGATACAAATCCACTGGACAAGATGGCTCCAAGCTGCCTGTTCTGTGCCACACCAAGGACGCACCATCTGCCCCCATGACGCCACAGGTCCCcagtcaccaccaccatcatccacGGAGTGGTGAGACAACCGCCTTGGGGCCCTCTGGCCGTGCCCGCAGCCACTCCACACCACTCCCTCCACAGCCCACTGGACAGAGCAAAGCAGAAAAGGAACTCCCCAATTCCCACAGCATGATCTGTCCACCAGCCAAGCAGTCCCCCATGCCGGCACCACCTGCGGCCTCCATCCCTTCCATGCTGCCGGTGAAAGAGAAGCCGGCCGTTTCCTACACCATGGTTTACTCAGCAGTCAAGGTCACCACACACACCGCCCCAGCTGAACAGAAGACTGAGAAAGAGATTTCAGTGCTGCATGGCCTGCTGTGTGCCCGCCCGTCCACTGTGCCCTCTTGTAAACAGGTGCAGCGGGCATGCACGCTGCCTGACCGCCCACCTCTGGGCATGGTCTGGACGTACCCTGCACCATGTGCAGGCATGAAGCGCCCGCCAGCATATGAGAGCATCAAGAATGTGGGCACCAAAGCTTCATCCGCAGTTAAGATCCAGCTCCAGGAGCAGGCATTCACCAGCATCGCCTGCTCCCATGTTTTGTCCAGTGAGGGATGTGTCCGGCCCCCGTCAGGAGAAGAGGAGTCCTTTGGATGGGTCCTGCAGCACAGAAGGACGGGCTATGCTAGCCAGAAAGGCAAAGAACCAGACA AAGCCACAGATTGCCCACAAGGATGGGATGGTGGCAACGGTGCACAGCCCAACACGGAAAAGGAAGAGAAGGCCCAGCCTGCCCTGTTGCAGTCAAACATCCCAATCCGCACCCCAGGGCTAGACGGTCTTGCTGCCAAGATGCCCACGGGGAGGACAAACTTACCCATTCCCTGCCAGACCTTTCCTGCCTGTCACCGTAATGGAG ATTTCACTAGTGGTTACCTTCTGGGCCGCTCAGCATCCACCTCTGGCGTCCGACATGCCGTGATTCACACGCAGAGGCCATGTAGCCATTCCCAGGACCCAGCCAGCCTG GCCTTGCAGCACGCACAGCTGCCGGCACCAGGGGTCCCCCAGAGCACCCGGGAGAGGGATGGGAAGCTGCTGGAGGTCATTGAGCGCAAGCGGTGCGTCTGTAAAGAGATCAAAGCACGGCATCGTCCTGAGCGAAGCCTGTGCAAACAGGAGAGCATGCCCATCCTGCCCAGCTGGCGGAGGAACACAGAGAACCGCAAGTCTGGGACGCCGCCCTGCCGCCGCCAGCAGACGGTGCTCTGGGACACGGCCATATGA
- the NYAP1 gene encoding neuronal tyrosine-phosphorylated phosphoinositide-3-kinase adapter 1 isoform X5, with protein MYAGPQEVLISVFLQFIEDRGRWAYRALSQTCHPQEQLHNEMNLLYRKSKVEWKQSKDEEPKKSSAKEPSVGKVRDVASFRRHFRMGFMTMPASQEHAPHPCASSMAPRSLSCHSVGSMDNSSGDGAAGSHKPPAKPKRHPSTKLSAEARTALEPAGNKRGSSQKSSAESRESGRKVPPQKPKRSPNTHLSVSFDETYSGRLPGPAPAGPMQRYGRAFSHSQAKGSDAEEDEPVYIEMVGDIFRGPALPSQVPPTADEDSDESEAIYEEMKYPLPEESGESRPNGAPVSPRHRLAKREAAKGAVPTTKTSPCEIPPPFPNLLQHRPPLLAFPQGKKGYKSTGQDGSKLPVLCHTKDAPSAPMTPQVPSHHHHHPRSGETTALGPSGRARSHSTPLPPQPTGQSKAEKELPNSHSMICPPAKQSPMPAPPAASIPSMLPVKEKPAVSYTMVYSAVKVTTHTAPAEQKTEKEISVLHGLLCARPSTVPSCKQVQRACTLPDRPPLGMVWTYPAPCAGMKRPPAYESIKNVGTKASSAVKIQLQEQAFTSIACSHVLSSEGCVRPPSGEEESFGWVLQHRRTGYASQKGKEPDKATDCPQGWDGGNGAQPNTEKEEKAQPALLQSNIPIRTPGLDGLAAKMPTGRTNLPIPCQTFPACHRNGDFTSGYLLGRSASTSGVRHAVIHTQRPCSHSQDPASLALQHAQLPAPGVPQSTRERDGKLLEVIERKRCVCKEIKARHRPERSLCKQESMPILPSWRRNTENRKSGTPPCRRQQTVLWDTAI; from the exons TTCAGCTAAGGAGCCCAGCGTGGGGAAGGTGCGGGACGTGGCCTCCTTCCGTCGTCACTTCAGGATGGGGTTCATGACCATGCCAGCCTCACAGGAACATGCCCCGCACCCCTGTGCCAGCAGCATGGCGCCCCGCTCCCTCTCTTGCCACTCTGTGGGCAGCATGGACAACAGCTCAGGGGATGGAGCTGCTGGATCTCACAAGCCACCTGCTAAGCCCAAGCGCCACCCCAGCACCAAGCTCAGCGCTGAGGCCAGGACTGCCTTGGAACCAGCAGGGAACAAGAGAGGAA GTTCCCAAAAGTCAAGTGCAGAGAGCCGAGAATCTGGGCGCAAGGTACCCCCACAGAAGCCAAAACGCAGCCCTAACACCCACTTATCTGTCTCATTTGATGAGACTTATTCGGGCCGACTCCCAGGCCCTGCTCCAGCTGGGCCAATGCAGCGCTATGGCCGCGCCTTCTCCCACAGCCAAGCAAAGGGCTCTGATGCCGAGGAGGATGAGCCTGTCTACATCGAGATGGTTGGGGACATTTTCCGgggacctgccctcccctctcaagTGCCCCCCACAGCAGATGAAGACTCTGACGAGAGTGAAGCCATTTACGAGGAGATGAAATACCCACTCCCCGAAGAAAGTGGGGAGTCCCGCCCCAATGGGGCCCCAGTATCCCCCCGTCACCGCCTTGCCAAGCGGGAGGCTGCCAAGGGAGCGGTGCCAACTACCAAGACATCCCCGTGCGAGATCCCACCACCTTTCCCCAATCTCTTGCAGCACCGCCCTCCCCTCCTGGCCTTCCCCCAGGGAAAGAAAGGATACAAATCCACTGGACAAGATGGCTCCAAGCTGCCTGTTCTGTGCCACACCAAGGACGCACCATCTGCCCCCATGACGCCACAGGTCCCcagtcaccaccaccatcatccacGGAGTGGTGAGACAACCGCCTTGGGGCCCTCTGGCCGTGCCCGCAGCCACTCCACACCACTCCCTCCACAGCCCACTGGACAGAGCAAAGCAGAAAAGGAACTCCCCAATTCCCACAGCATGATCTGTCCACCAGCCAAGCAGTCCCCCATGCCGGCACCACCTGCGGCCTCCATCCCTTCCATGCTGCCGGTGAAAGAGAAGCCGGCCGTTTCCTACACCATGGTTTACTCAGCAGTCAAGGTCACCACACACACCGCCCCAGCTGAACAGAAGACTGAGAAAGAGATTTCAGTGCTGCATGGCCTGCTGTGTGCCCGCCCGTCCACTGTGCCCTCTTGTAAACAGGTGCAGCGGGCATGCACGCTGCCTGACCGCCCACCTCTGGGCATGGTCTGGACGTACCCTGCACCATGTGCAGGCATGAAGCGCCCGCCAGCATATGAGAGCATCAAGAATGTGGGCACCAAAGCTTCATCCGCAGTTAAGATCCAGCTCCAGGAGCAGGCATTCACCAGCATCGCCTGCTCCCATGTTTTGTCCAGTGAGGGATGTGTCCGGCCCCCGTCAGGAGAAGAGGAGTCCTTTGGATGGGTCCTGCAGCACAGAAGGACGGGCTATGCTAGCCAGAAAGGCAAAGAACCAGACA AAGCCACAGATTGCCCACAAGGATGGGATGGTGGCAACGGTGCACAGCCCAACACGGAAAAGGAAGAGAAGGCCCAGCCTGCCCTGTTGCAGTCAAACATCCCAATCCGCACCCCAGGGCTAGACGGTCTTGCTGCCAAGATGCCCACGGGGAGGACAAACTTACCCATTCCCTGCCAGACCTTTCCTGCCTGTCACCGTAATGGAG ATTTCACTAGTGGTTACCTTCTGGGCCGCTCAGCATCCACCTCTGGCGTCCGACATGCCGTGATTCACACGCAGAGGCCATGTAGCCATTCCCAGGACCCAGCCAGCCTG GCCTTGCAGCACGCACAGCTGCCGGCACCAGGGGTCCCCCAGAGCACCCGGGAGAGGGATGGGAAGCTGCTGGAGGTCATTGAGCGCAAGCGGTGCGTCTGTAAAGAGATCAAAGCACGGCATCGTCCTGAGCGAAGCCTGTGCAAACAGGAGAGCATGCCCATCCTGCCCAGCTGGCGGAGGAACACAGAGAACCGCAAGTCTGGGACGCCGCCCTGCCGCCGCCAGCAGACGGTGCTCTGGGACACGGCCATATGA
- the NYAP1 gene encoding neuronal tyrosine-phosphorylated phosphoinositide-3-kinase adapter 1 isoform X3 translates to MNLLYRKSKVEWKQSKDEEPKKSSAKEPSVGKVRDVASFRRHFRMGFMTMPASQEHAPHPCASSMAPRSLSCHSVGSMDNSSGDGAAGSHKPPAKPKRHPSTKLSAEARTALEPAGNKRGSKDGMVPFCNKGPKCTGGSQKSSAESRESGRKVPPQKPKRSPNTHLSVSFDETYSGRLPGPAPAGPMQRYGRAFSHSQAKGSDAEEDEPVYIEMVGDIFRGPALPSQVPPTADEDSDESEAIYEEMKYPLPEESGESRPNGAPVSPRHRLAKREAAKGAVPTTKTSPCEIPPPFPNLLQHRPPLLAFPQGKKGYKSTGQDGSKLPVLCHTKDAPSAPMTPQVPSHHHHHPRSGETTALGPSGRARSHSTPLPPQPTGQSKAEKELPNSHSMICPPAKQSPMPAPPAASIPSMLPVKEKPAVSYTMVYSAVKVTTHTAPAEQKTEKEISVLHGLLCARPSTVPSCKQVQRACTLPDRPPLGMVWTYPAPCAGMKRPPAYESIKNVGTKASSAVKIQLQEQAFTSIACSHVLSSEGCVRPPSGEEESFGWVLQHRRTGYASQKGKEPDNFTSGYLLGRSASTSGVRHAVIHTQRPCSHSQDPASLALQHAQLPAPGVPQSTRERDGKLLEVIERKRCVCKEIKARHRPERSLCKQESMPILPSWRRNTENRKSGTPPCRRQQTVLWDTAI, encoded by the exons TTCAGCTAAGGAGCCCAGCGTGGGGAAGGTGCGGGACGTGGCCTCCTTCCGTCGTCACTTCAGGATGGGGTTCATGACCATGCCAGCCTCACAGGAACATGCCCCGCACCCCTGTGCCAGCAGCATGGCGCCCCGCTCCCTCTCTTGCCACTCTGTGGGCAGCATGGACAACAGCTCAGGGGATGGAGCTGCTGGATCTCACAAGCCACCTGCTAAGCCCAAGCGCCACCCCAGCACCAAGCTCAGCGCTGAGGCCAGGACTGCCTTGGAACCAGCAGGGAACAAGAGAGGAAGTAAGGACGGGATGGTGCCATTCTGCAACAAAGGGCCAAAATGCACAGGGG GTTCCCAAAAGTCAAGTGCAGAGAGCCGAGAATCTGGGCGCAAGGTACCCCCACAGAAGCCAAAACGCAGCCCTAACACCCACTTATCTGTCTCATTTGATGAGACTTATTCGGGCCGACTCCCAGGCCCTGCTCCAGCTGGGCCAATGCAGCGCTATGGCCGCGCCTTCTCCCACAGCCAAGCAAAGGGCTCTGATGCCGAGGAGGATGAGCCTGTCTACATCGAGATGGTTGGGGACATTTTCCGgggacctgccctcccctctcaagTGCCCCCCACAGCAGATGAAGACTCTGACGAGAGTGAAGCCATTTACGAGGAGATGAAATACCCACTCCCCGAAGAAAGTGGGGAGTCCCGCCCCAATGGGGCCCCAGTATCCCCCCGTCACCGCCTTGCCAAGCGGGAGGCTGCCAAGGGAGCGGTGCCAACTACCAAGACATCCCCGTGCGAGATCCCACCACCTTTCCCCAATCTCTTGCAGCACCGCCCTCCCCTCCTGGCCTTCCCCCAGGGAAAGAAAGGATACAAATCCACTGGACAAGATGGCTCCAAGCTGCCTGTTCTGTGCCACACCAAGGACGCACCATCTGCCCCCATGACGCCACAGGTCCCcagtcaccaccaccatcatccacGGAGTGGTGAGACAACCGCCTTGGGGCCCTCTGGCCGTGCCCGCAGCCACTCCACACCACTCCCTCCACAGCCCACTGGACAGAGCAAAGCAGAAAAGGAACTCCCCAATTCCCACAGCATGATCTGTCCACCAGCCAAGCAGTCCCCCATGCCGGCACCACCTGCGGCCTCCATCCCTTCCATGCTGCCGGTGAAAGAGAAGCCGGCCGTTTCCTACACCATGGTTTACTCAGCAGTCAAGGTCACCACACACACCGCCCCAGCTGAACAGAAGACTGAGAAAGAGATTTCAGTGCTGCATGGCCTGCTGTGTGCCCGCCCGTCCACTGTGCCCTCTTGTAAACAGGTGCAGCGGGCATGCACGCTGCCTGACCGCCCACCTCTGGGCATGGTCTGGACGTACCCTGCACCATGTGCAGGCATGAAGCGCCCGCCAGCATATGAGAGCATCAAGAATGTGGGCACCAAAGCTTCATCCGCAGTTAAGATCCAGCTCCAGGAGCAGGCATTCACCAGCATCGCCTGCTCCCATGTTTTGTCCAGTGAGGGATGTGTCCGGCCCCCGTCAGGAGAAGAGGAGTCCTTTGGATGGGTCCTGCAGCACAGAAGGACGGGCTATGCTAGCCAGAAAGGCAAAGAACCAGACA ATTTCACTAGTGGTTACCTTCTGGGCCGCTCAGCATCCACCTCTGGCGTCCGACATGCCGTGATTCACACGCAGAGGCCATGTAGCCATTCCCAGGACCCAGCCAGCCTG GCCTTGCAGCACGCACAGCTGCCGGCACCAGGGGTCCCCCAGAGCACCCGGGAGAGGGATGGGAAGCTGCTGGAGGTCATTGAGCGCAAGCGGTGCGTCTGTAAAGAGATCAAAGCACGGCATCGTCCTGAGCGAAGCCTGTGCAAACAGGAGAGCATGCCCATCCTGCCCAGCTGGCGGAGGAACACAGAGAACCGCAAGTCTGGGACGCCGCCCTGCCGCCGCCAGCAGACGGTGCTCTGGGACACGGCCATATGA
- the NYAP1 gene encoding neuronal tyrosine-phosphorylated phosphoinositide-3-kinase adapter 1 isoform X4, with amino-acid sequence MYAGPQEVLISVFLQFIEDRGRWAYRALSQTCHPQEQLHNEMNLLYRKSKVEWKQSKDEEPKKSSAKEPSVGKVRDVASFRRHFRMGFMTMPASQEHAPHPCASSMAPRSLSCHSVGSMDNSSGDGAAGSHKPPAKPKRHPSTKLSAEARTALEPAGNKRGSKDGMVPFCNKGPKCTGGSQKSSAESRESGRKVPPQKPKRSPNTHLSVSFDETYSGRLPGPAPAGPMQRYGRAFSHSQAKGSDAEEDEPVYIEMVGDIFRGPALPSQVPPTADEDSDESEAIYEEMKYPLPEESGESRPNGAPVSPRHRLAKREAAKGAVPTTKTSPCEIPPPFPNLLQHRPPLLAFPQGKKGYKSTGQDGSKLPVLCHTKDAPSAPMTPQVPSHHHHHPRSGETTALGPSGRARSHSTPLPPQPTGQSKAEKELPNSHSMICPPAKQSPMPAPPAASIPSMLPVKEKPAVSYTMVYSAVKVTTHTAPAEQKTEKEISVLHGLLCARPSTVPSCKQVQRACTLPDRPPLGMVWTYPAPCAGMKRPPAYESIKNVGTKASSAVKIQLQEQAFTSIACSHVLSSEGCVRPPSGEEESFGWVLQHRRTGYASQKGKEPDKATDCPQGWDGGNGAQPNTEKEEKAQPALLQSNIPIRTPGLDGLAAKMPTGRTNLPIPCQTFPACHRNGDFTSGYLLGRSASTSGVRHAVIHTQRPCSHSQDPASLALQHAQLPAPGVPQSTRERDGKLLEVIERKRCVCKEIKARHRPERSLCKQESMPILPSWRRNTENRKSGTPPCRRQQTVLWDTAI; translated from the exons TTCAGCTAAGGAGCCCAGCGTGGGGAAGGTGCGGGACGTGGCCTCCTTCCGTCGTCACTTCAGGATGGGGTTCATGACCATGCCAGCCTCACAGGAACATGCCCCGCACCCCTGTGCCAGCAGCATGGCGCCCCGCTCCCTCTCTTGCCACTCTGTGGGCAGCATGGACAACAGCTCAGGGGATGGAGCTGCTGGATCTCACAAGCCACCTGCTAAGCCCAAGCGCCACCCCAGCACCAAGCTCAGCGCTGAGGCCAGGACTGCCTTGGAACCAGCAGGGAACAAGAGAGGAAGTAAGGACGGGATGGTGCCATTCTGCAACAAAGGGCCAAAATGCACAGGGG GTTCCCAAAAGTCAAGTGCAGAGAGCCGAGAATCTGGGCGCAAGGTACCCCCACAGAAGCCAAAACGCAGCCCTAACACCCACTTATCTGTCTCATTTGATGAGACTTATTCGGGCCGACTCCCAGGCCCTGCTCCAGCTGGGCCAATGCAGCGCTATGGCCGCGCCTTCTCCCACAGCCAAGCAAAGGGCTCTGATGCCGAGGAGGATGAGCCTGTCTACATCGAGATGGTTGGGGACATTTTCCGgggacctgccctcccctctcaagTGCCCCCCACAGCAGATGAAGACTCTGACGAGAGTGAAGCCATTTACGAGGAGATGAAATACCCACTCCCCGAAGAAAGTGGGGAGTCCCGCCCCAATGGGGCCCCAGTATCCCCCCGTCACCGCCTTGCCAAGCGGGAGGCTGCCAAGGGAGCGGTGCCAACTACCAAGACATCCCCGTGCGAGATCCCACCACCTTTCCCCAATCTCTTGCAGCACCGCCCTCCCCTCCTGGCCTTCCCCCAGGGAAAGAAAGGATACAAATCCACTGGACAAGATGGCTCCAAGCTGCCTGTTCTGTGCCACACCAAGGACGCACCATCTGCCCCCATGACGCCACAGGTCCCcagtcaccaccaccatcatccacGGAGTGGTGAGACAACCGCCTTGGGGCCCTCTGGCCGTGCCCGCAGCCACTCCACACCACTCCCTCCACAGCCCACTGGACAGAGCAAAGCAGAAAAGGAACTCCCCAATTCCCACAGCATGATCTGTCCACCAGCCAAGCAGTCCCCCATGCCGGCACCACCTGCGGCCTCCATCCCTTCCATGCTGCCGGTGAAAGAGAAGCCGGCCGTTTCCTACACCATGGTTTACTCAGCAGTCAAGGTCACCACACACACCGCCCCAGCTGAACAGAAGACTGAGAAAGAGATTTCAGTGCTGCATGGCCTGCTGTGTGCCCGCCCGTCCACTGTGCCCTCTTGTAAACAGGTGCAGCGGGCATGCACGCTGCCTGACCGCCCACCTCTGGGCATGGTCTGGACGTACCCTGCACCATGTGCAGGCATGAAGCGCCCGCCAGCATATGAGAGCATCAAGAATGTGGGCACCAAAGCTTCATCCGCAGTTAAGATCCAGCTCCAGGAGCAGGCATTCACCAGCATCGCCTGCTCCCATGTTTTGTCCAGTGAGGGATGTGTCCGGCCCCCGTCAGGAGAAGAGGAGTCCTTTGGATGGGTCCTGCAGCACAGAAGGACGGGCTATGCTAGCCAGAAAGGCAAAGAACCAGACA AAGCCACAGATTGCCCACAAGGATGGGATGGTGGCAACGGTGCACAGCCCAACACGGAAAAGGAAGAGAAGGCCCAGCCTGCCCTGTTGCAGTCAAACATCCCAATCCGCACCCCAGGGCTAGACGGTCTTGCTGCCAAGATGCCCACGGGGAGGACAAACTTACCCATTCCCTGCCAGACCTTTCCTGCCTGTCACCGTAATGGAG ATTTCACTAGTGGTTACCTTCTGGGCCGCTCAGCATCCACCTCTGGCGTCCGACATGCCGTGATTCACACGCAGAGGCCATGTAGCCATTCCCAGGACCCAGCCAGCCTG GCCTTGCAGCACGCACAGCTGCCGGCACCAGGGGTCCCCCAGAGCACCCGGGAGAGGGATGGGAAGCTGCTGGAGGTCATTGAGCGCAAGCGGTGCGTCTGTAAAGAGATCAAAGCACGGCATCGTCCTGAGCGAAGCCTGTGCAAACAGGAGAGCATGCCCATCCTGCCCAGCTGGCGGAGGAACACAGAGAACCGCAAGTCTGGGACGCCGCCCTGCCGCCGCCAGCAGACGGTGCTCTGGGACACGGCCATATGA